In Persephonella sp. IF05-L8, the following are encoded in one genomic region:
- a CDS encoding ion transporter, whose protein sequence is MDIALKRRKKNIFLKGRKRALKNWLYNILENENSAYNQLYNIFALFLIITSTIGVIIELLNLEVKIPPDLNEFLNDYEEIVLWFFVVEYLLRWWVISDFTDDFKAGYTNPECRGRLNRVLCGLKEAFRPKWQWMKTPYAIIDLLAILPVIRPLRAFRILRILRLLKIIRYGSALRSIFEALKEESYLFGMIFMLLILWVTTFSMLVYIVEYHYGNTEMFSTMWHAFYWGIVTISTVGYGDIHPITPAGRTLASIMIGGGLIIVATLTGALSAALVNRLLILKEGELKMNNLEKHIVICGWNETAEEIIEQIISMRIDKEKPVVIVTNIPKKEFGVELPRDIFYKRGDFIYDTNLLEVGIEKAEHVVIVAEREEGLSERNIDARTALAAMLVKNLNPNANIYVEVLLDEDADIFEKRIQIKETIVHGKIIGKIMFSSILNPGATELMKTLVDKERGIKKVQLKEVGKFETFGDLLKFAREYNYLPIAIERGKENIVNPPDDFELREDDFVFFLPAGM, encoded by the coding sequence TTGGATATAGCCCTTAAAAGAAGAAAGAAAAATATATTCCTTAAAGGAAGAAAAAGAGCATTAAAAAACTGGCTTTACAATATCTTAGAGAACGAAAACAGTGCATATAATCAGCTTTACAATATATTCGCCCTCTTTTTGATTATTACCTCAACTATTGGGGTTATAATTGAGCTGCTGAATTTAGAAGTAAAAATTCCTCCAGACCTGAATGAATTCCTTAATGATTATGAAGAGATAGTCCTGTGGTTTTTTGTTGTTGAATATCTTCTTAGATGGTGGGTTATATCTGACTTTACAGATGATTTTAAAGCAGGATATACAAATCCAGAATGTAGAGGAAGACTAAACAGAGTTTTATGTGGACTAAAAGAGGCTTTTAGACCAAAATGGCAGTGGATGAAAACCCCCTATGCCATTATAGACTTGCTGGCAATCCTTCCGGTAATTAGACCATTAAGGGCTTTTAGAATTCTGAGAATTCTTAGATTACTGAAAATTATCCGATATGGCTCTGCATTAAGAAGTATATTTGAAGCACTTAAAGAAGAAAGTTATCTCTTTGGAATGATTTTTATGCTCCTTATTTTGTGGGTTACCACATTTTCTATGCTTGTTTATATAGTTGAGTATCATTACGGAAATACAGAAATGTTCAGCACAATGTGGCATGCATTTTACTGGGGGATTGTTACAATCTCTACAGTTGGATATGGAGATATTCATCCGATAACACCTGCAGGTAGAACTCTTGCATCCATAATGATAGGTGGTGGATTAATCATAGTGGCCACCTTGACAGGTGCTTTATCTGCTGCACTGGTAAACAGATTACTTATACTAAAAGAAGGAGAGCTAAAAATGAATAATTTGGAGAAACATATAGTTATATGTGGCTGGAATGAGACAGCAGAAGAAATAATAGAGCAAATAATATCCATGAGAATTGATAAAGAAAAACCTGTAGTTATAGTAACCAATATTCCTAAAAAGGAGTTTGGGGTTGAACTGCCCCGTGATATCTTTTACAAAAGGGGAGATTTTATATACGATACAAATCTGCTTGAAGTTGGAATAGAGAAAGCCGAGCATGTGGTTATAGTAGCAGAAAGGGAAGAAGGATTATCAGAAAGAAATATAGATGCACGAACAGCCCTTGCAGCAATGCTGGTAAAGAACCTAAACCCGAATGCAAATATATATGTTGAAGTTCTTCTTGATGAGGATGCAGACATATTTGAAAAAAGAATACAGATTAAAGAAACTATTGTTCATGGAAAGATAATAGGAAAAATAATGTTCTCAAGTATTCTGAACCCGGGAGCAACAGAACTTATGAAAACCCTTGTTGATAAAGAAAGGGGAATAAAAAAGGTTCAACTAAAGGAAGTAGGTAAATTTGAAACATTTGGAGACCTCCTAAAATTTGCAAGAGAGTATAATTATTTACCTATAGCCATAGAAAGAGGTAAAGAAAATATTGTAAATCCTCCCGACGATTTTGAACTCAGGGAGGATGATTTTGTATTTTTCTTACCAGCAGGTATGTGA
- a CDS encoding uroporphyrinogen-III synthase, protein MRVLITREKSQAEKTAKLLEKEGFEPVIFPTIRFEKVDFDEKAVLQADIIIFSSQNAVKFLFEKLSPEKISNKTVIATGEKTAKLLEKKGLKPLIPEIYSAEGVYKLLSKIPDLKNKKIAVIRPVEGVNTLFELMQNKTDIYPVPVYKTVENIPENLKEVKNLLSSGKINLVVFTSPSTFKNFIKIIDKSLLRNTKVAVIGTTTQKALEKEGITPDIIPSKFTMEELIKNIKQQLF, encoded by the coding sequence ATGAGAGTTTTAATTACACGGGAAAAATCACAGGCAGAAAAAACAGCAAAACTTCTTGAAAAGGAAGGATTTGAACCTGTTATATTTCCTACAATTAGATTTGAGAAAGTGGATTTTGATGAAAAGGCTGTTTTACAGGCAGATATTATTATATTTTCAAGCCAGAACGCAGTTAAATTTTTGTTTGAAAAACTATCTCCAGAAAAAATATCCAATAAAACTGTGATAGCTACAGGGGAAAAAACAGCAAAACTCCTTGAGAAAAAAGGACTGAAACCCCTTATCCCTGAGATATATTCTGCTGAAGGGGTGTATAAACTTTTATCTAAAATACCCGACCTGAAAAACAAAAAAATTGCAGTTATCCGACCTGTTGAAGGGGTAAATACACTATTTGAGCTTATGCAAAATAAAACAGATATCTATCCAGTTCCAGTTTATAAAACAGTGGAAAATATTCCTGAAAATCTGAAAGAGGTTAAAAATTTGCTAAGTAGTGGAAAAATAAATCTGGTAGTCTTCACAAGCCCTTCCACCTTCAAAAATTTTATAAAAATCATTGATAAATCATTGCTAAGGAACACAAAAGTAGCTGTAATCGGAACAACAACTCAAAAAGCTCTGGAAAAGGAAGGGATTACACCTGATATAATCCCTTCAAAATTTACCATGGAAGAGCTAATCAAAAATATTAAGCAACAGCTCTTTTAA
- the lpxC gene encoding UDP-3-O-acyl-N-acetylglucosamine deacetylase yields the protein MQCIQQRTIKDEVVIKGIGLHSGEPVTLRLIPAESYEGIKFIKNGVYIPAHVENASGFDFSTTLEKDGQIVRTVEHLMAALYFTGIDNIYIEIQGEEIPILDGSAIEFIKHIKSAGIKILPEEKLFAVLKKEVVVKDGDKFIKGTPSDEFSATYHAQYNNSIIGNKKYTFSPSKELYENVAMARTYCFLEEVEMLQKMGLAKGGSLENAVVFDKDDVLNPEGLRFEDEPVKHKVLDLIGDLYLLGFPLIADVYSFKGGHRLNAQFVRKLIDEDAFDRKYFSELEGNRLKRAVA from the coding sequence ATGCAGTGCATACAGCAAAGAACAATAAAAGATGAAGTTGTTATAAAAGGAATAGGTCTTCACTCTGGTGAGCCTGTTACTCTGAGATTAATACCTGCAGAAAGCTATGAAGGAATAAAATTTATAAAAAATGGTGTTTATATTCCTGCTCATGTGGAAAATGCTTCAGGTTTTGATTTTTCTACAACACTGGAAAAGGATGGTCAAATCGTAAGAACTGTTGAACATCTTATGGCAGCCCTTTATTTTACAGGTATAGATAATATCTACATTGAGATACAGGGTGAAGAAATTCCAATTTTAGATGGTAGTGCAATTGAGTTTATAAAACATATAAAATCTGCAGGTATAAAAATTCTTCCTGAAGAAAAACTTTTTGCAGTTTTGAAAAAGGAAGTTGTTGTTAAGGATGGGGATAAATTTATAAAGGGCACTCCTTCTGATGAATTTTCTGCCACCTATCATGCCCAGTATAACAACAGCATAATTGGAAATAAAAAATATACCTTCTCACCATCAAAAGAGCTTTACGAAAATGTGGCTATGGCAAGAACTTACTGCTTCCTTGAAGAAGTGGAAATGCTTCAAAAAATGGGATTGGCAAAAGGTGGTTCCCTTGAAAATGCTGTTGTTTTTGATAAGGATGATGTTTTAAATCCTGAAGGCCTCAGATTTGAAGATGAGCCTGTAAAACATAAAGTTTTAGACCTGATTGGAGACCTTTATCTTCTTGGTTTTCCACTGATTGCAGATGTTTACTCATTTAAAGGTGGACACAGACTTAATGCCCAGTTTGTTAGAAAACTGATTGATGAAGATGCTTTTGATAGGAAATATTTCTCTGAACTGGAAGGAAACAGACTTAAAAGAGCTGTTGCTTAA
- a CDS encoding HepT-like ribonuclease domain-containing protein produces MLDIQLLNQKVSKLILFMKKANKILKVGKDTFVSTPMYPDRIQYYLISGYNELEEIACHLLKEITGEKTKGHCVEKLANQQVFSEKINRVLIDYHNYIQSIMEEKFSLSPEEVYVVAKEITDTLINIFIKELAEVVKELKAKQPQLAIPVNLKKIEEQAKAVKSAVRKISNFLNFPEDEFVKTPLFIDRARYFAVVLIDSSLWICRHIIRKLGEKAGKGKDCIDKLNQLGIVSENTAVKMGEIIQYRDIFADPTADFDPHELYRLLKENLSAFLDFITEVAKAIFKKK; encoded by the coding sequence ATGCTTGATATACAGCTACTTAACCAGAAAGTTAGTAAACTAATTTTATTTATGAAAAAAGCTAATAAAATTTTAAAAGTTGGCAAAGATACCTTTGTATCTACTCCTATGTATCCAGATAGAATTCAATACTATTTAATTTCTGGTTATAACGAGCTTGAAGAGATAGCCTGCCATCTGCTTAAGGAAATAACAGGAGAAAAAACAAAAGGACACTGTGTTGAGAAACTGGCCAATCAGCAAGTTTTTTCAGAAAAAATCAATAGGGTTTTAATAGATTATCACAATTATATCCAGAGCATTATGGAAGAAAAATTTTCCCTGTCTCCTGAAGAAGTATATGTTGTAGCAAAGGAAATTACAGATACTTTAATAAATATTTTTATCAAAGAGTTGGCTGAAGTAGTTAAGGAACTTAAAGCAAAACAGCCTCAGCTTGCCATTCCTGTAAATCTTAAAAAAATAGAGGAACAGGCAAAGGCAGTAAAATCTGCAGTCAGAAAAATATCTAACTTCCTGAATTTTCCAGAAGATGAGTTTGTTAAAACCCCACTTTTTATTGATAGGGCAAGATATTTTGCTGTTGTTTTGATAGATAGTAGCTTATGGATATGCAGACATATTATCAGAAAATTGGGAGAAAAAGCTGGAAAAGGAAAGGATTGTATTGATAAATTAAATCAGCTGGGCATAGTTTCTGAAAATACTGCAGTTAAAATGGGTGAAATCATTCAATACAGAGATATATTTGCAGACCCGACTGCAGATTTTGACCCCCATGAACTATACAGATTACTTAAAGAAAATCTCTCTGCATTTCTTGATTTTATAACAGAAGTAGCAAAGGCAATTTTTAAGAAGAAATAA
- a CDS encoding ABC transporter ATP-binding protein: MMNKSKDRETPVLSVKNLKVLFHTDNQVIEALKGISFDLYRNEILALVGESGSGKSVTCYSILNLLPKYAEVSGEILFNKNSNTSENLLGLNKEKLRDIRGNEISMVFQEPSAVLNPLLKIGDQIVEAILAHNKISEEEAKKLALKAMEKARIPLPERRFNQYPHELSGGLKQRVAIAIAIANNPSVLLADEPTTALDVTVAAQILKLFKELKENLNMGILLITHDLGVVAEIADRVLVIYKGEIVEEGDVFSIFDNPKHEYTKKLLSSRPSIEKVISS; encoded by the coding sequence ATGATGAATAAAAGTAAGGACAGGGAAACTCCTGTCCTTTCTGTAAAAAACTTAAAGGTATTATTCCATACCGATAATCAGGTTATAGAAGCTCTCAAAGGTATATCTTTTGATTTATACAGGAATGAAATTCTTGCTCTTGTTGGAGAATCAGGTTCAGGCAAAAGTGTGACCTGCTACTCAATACTTAATCTTCTCCCTAAATATGCAGAAGTTTCAGGAGAGATACTGTTCAACAAAAATAGCAATACCTCTGAAAATCTACTTGGTCTAAATAAAGAAAAATTAAGAGATATTCGTGGAAATGAAATATCTATGGTTTTTCAGGAACCTTCTGCCGTTTTAAATCCTTTACTGAAAATAGGAGACCAGATTGTTGAAGCAATTCTTGCCCATAATAAAATATCTGAAGAAGAGGCCAAAAAACTTGCTCTGAAAGCTATGGAAAAAGCCAGAATTCCACTACCAGAAAGAAGATTTAACCAGTATCCCCACGAGCTCTCAGGTGGGCTAAAACAGAGGGTTGCAATTGCGATTGCCATAGCAAATAATCCTTCTGTATTGCTGGCAGATGAACCAACAACAGCCCTTGATGTTACCGTTGCTGCCCAGATACTTAAACTTTTCAAAGAATTAAAAGAAAACCTGAATATGGGAATTTTGCTTATCACCCATGACCTTGGTGTTGTTGCAGAGATTGCAGACAGGGTTCTTGTTATTTACAAAGGGGAAATTGTTGAGGAAGGGGATGTATTTTCAATATTTGATAACCCAAAACATGAATATACAAAAAAACTCTTATCTTCCCGTCCTTCTATAGAAAAAGTTATTTCTTCTTAA
- a CDS encoding DsbC family protein, translating into MKKLILTLILLISASFVYAEENGCSNANITVEKVQKALSPFIGGLKVEKVSPSPIKDIYEVILNTPRGKIPVYVDCSLKYLITGSIIDIKNKRDLTREKAMELAEESAKEKIKELKKKIGEEKFEKLKKALGPRLNDIKIIDIKDIPKKNLITYGNPKAKYTIYVVTDPECPFCAKFDKEMKKLLKMRNDVKFEIILFPLPFHKHASKISQNILCTSSLEKKREILDKSFEYVKNNNYGKLSSLEKSCEEGKKILKEHKKFAEKSGIRGTPTLIFPHGIVISGLMSAEQMNKVLDALK; encoded by the coding sequence ATGAAAAAATTAATTCTTACGCTGATTTTGCTAATTTCTGCATCTTTTGTTTATGCAGAAGAAAATGGATGTAGTAATGCCAATATTACAGTAGAAAAGGTTCAGAAAGCTCTTTCTCCATTCATAGGAGGCTTAAAAGTAGAAAAAGTCTCACCTTCGCCTATTAAAGACATCTATGAGGTAATTCTGAACACACCAAGGGGGAAAATTCCTGTTTATGTTGATTGCTCACTTAAATACCTTATTACAGGGAGCATCATTGATATTAAGAATAAAAGAGATTTAACAAGAGAAAAAGCTATGGAACTCGCTGAAGAAAGTGCTAAAGAAAAGATTAAAGAACTTAAGAAAAAAATCGGTGAGGAAAAATTTGAAAAGCTCAAAAAGGCTCTTGGACCAAGATTAAACGATATAAAAATTATAGATATCAAGGATATCCCTAAGAAAAATCTTATTACTTATGGAAATCCAAAGGCAAAGTACACAATATATGTGGTAACAGACCCAGAATGTCCATTCTGTGCAAAATTTGATAAAGAGATGAAAAAATTACTCAAAATGAGAAATGATGTTAAGTTTGAGATAATCTTATTCCCTCTTCCTTTCCACAAACATGCTTCAAAGATTAGCCAAAATATACTGTGTACAAGCTCTTTAGAGAAAAAAAGAGAAATCCTGGATAAAAGCTTTGAGTATGTAAAAAACAACAATTATGGCAAACTCTCATCACTTGAAAAATCTTGTGAAGAAGGGAAAAAAATTCTAAAAGAGCATAAAAAGTTTGCCGAAAAAAGCGGAATTAGAGGAACCCCTACATTAATATTCCCTCATGGTATTGTGATTTCTGGACTTATGTCTGCTGAACAAATGAATAAAGTCTTAGACGCACTAAAATGA
- the rpiB gene encoding ribose 5-phosphate isomerase B translates to MKVAIGSDHAGFDYKEIVKEHLEEKGFEVIDKGTYSRESVDYPIFGEAVAQAVASGEADRGIVICGTGIGISISANKVKGIRAALCTNEYMARMARKHNDANILAFGARVLGIDVALGIVDVFFETEFEGGRHERRVNEIKSIEEKNFCS, encoded by the coding sequence TTGAAAGTAGCTATCGGAAGCGACCATGCAGGTTTTGATTACAAAGAAATAGTCAAAGAACATCTTGAAGAAAAAGGCTTTGAGGTTATAGACAAAGGAACTTATTCCAGAGAAAGCGTTGATTACCCAATTTTTGGGGAAGCTGTGGCACAGGCAGTAGCTTCAGGAGAAGCAGATAGGGGAATTGTTATCTGTGGAACAGGTATAGGAATATCAATCTCTGCAAATAAGGTAAAAGGAATAAGAGCAGCCTTATGCACAAATGAATATATGGCGAGGATGGCAAGAAAGCATAATGATGCCAATATACTGGCATTTGGGGCAAGGGTTTTAGGTATTGATGTTGCCCTTGGAATAGTTGATGTATTTTTTGAAACAGAGTTTGAAGGTGGAAGACACGAAAGAAGAGTAAATGAAATAAAAAGTATTGAAGAAAAAAATTTTTGCAGTTAA
- the glyA gene encoding serine hydroxymethyltransferase, protein MLEHVKNQDPEIFKALSLEFKRQQEHLEMIASENYTSYAVMEVQGSVLTNKYAEGLPHKRYYGGCEYVDIAEDLAIERVKKIFGAEHANVQPHSGSQANQAVFFSQLQPGDTIMGMSLAHGGHLTHGAKVNLSGIVFNSVQYGVNPETELIDYDEVYRLAKEHKPKMIVAGASAYSRIIDWAKFKEIADEIGALLMVDMAHYAGLIAGDAYPSPVPYADFVTSTTHKTLRGPRGGFILSKAEYAKDIDKWVFPRLQGGPLMHVIAAKAVAFKEAMTPEFREYAHQTVKNAKALAEELKAEGLRIVSGGTDSHIVLVDLRPLNVKGNQAEEALGKANITVNKNAIPFDPEKPMVTSGIRLGTAALTTRGMKEDDMRRIAKNIVKVLKNLEDEKIIQEVKEDVLSLCSTYPLYPEWTKDYLG, encoded by the coding sequence TTGCTTGAGCATGTAAAAAATCAAGACCCGGAAATATTCAAAGCCCTTTCCCTTGAATTCAAAAGACAGCAAGAACACCTTGAGATGATAGCCTCTGAAAATTATACTTCTTATGCGGTAATGGAAGTTCAGGGCTCTGTTTTAACGAATAAATATGCAGAAGGTCTGCCCCATAAAAGATATTATGGTGGTTGTGAATATGTGGATATTGCAGAAGACCTTGCAATAGAAAGGGTTAAAAAAATATTCGGTGCTGAACATGCAAATGTCCAGCCCCACTCAGGTTCACAGGCAAATCAGGCAGTATTTTTCTCACAACTTCAGCCTGGCGATACAATAATGGGAATGAGCCTTGCCCATGGTGGACACCTTACACACGGGGCAAAGGTAAACCTGTCAGGGATAGTTTTCAACTCTGTCCAGTATGGAGTTAATCCTGAAACAGAGCTTATAGATTATGATGAGGTTTACAGACTTGCAAAAGAGCACAAACCTAAAATGATAGTTGCAGGTGCTTCTGCATATTCAAGAATAATAGACTGGGCAAAGTTTAAAGAGATTGCAGACGAAATCGGTGCTTTATTAATGGTAGATATGGCTCATTATGCCGGTCTTATTGCCGGTGATGCTTATCCATCTCCTGTTCCTTATGCAGACTTTGTTACCTCAACTACACATAAGACACTAAGGGGTCCCAGAGGTGGATTTATCCTTTCTAAAGCTGAGTATGCAAAAGATATAGATAAATGGGTATTCCCAAGACTTCAAGGTGGTCCTTTAATGCATGTCATAGCAGCAAAGGCTGTTGCGTTCAAGGAAGCCATGACACCTGAATTCAGAGAATATGCACACCAGACTGTAAAAAATGCTAAGGCTTTAGCAGAAGAGTTAAAAGCAGAAGGCTTAAGAATAGTATCAGGTGGAACTGATAGCCATATTGTTCTTGTTGACTTAAGACCTTTAAATGTAAAAGGAAATCAGGCAGAAGAAGCTTTAGGAAAGGCAAATATCACAGTTAACAAAAATGCAATCCCATTTGACCCTGAGAAACCAATGGTGACATCGGGTATCAGACTTGGAACAGCGGCTCTAACAACAAGAGGCATGAAAGAAGATGATATGAGAAGAATAGCAAAGAATATAGTAAAGGTTCTTAAAAACCTTGAGGATGAAAAAATTATTCAAGAAGTCAAAGAGGATGTTCTGTCCCTTTGCTCAACATATCCACTTTATCCAGAATGGACTAAAGATTATTTAGGATAA
- a CDS encoding NAD(+)/NADH kinase, with product MQTRMYPLFKRIHIFTKASDEAKSFAVRLKNWLNSYAFESEIFENLAELEHDENLKDVDLLLVVGGDGSLLITARRVAKHGIPILGINLGRLGFLTEVNEEEAFDVLAEILSKPLCISRRMMLRATLIRDGKEILKADVLNDVVVNKAILARIVDVAVYVGDRYVTTYNGDGIIISTPTGSTGYALSAGGPIVYPMMENFLIVPICPHTLTDRPLMLPPYEPITIELVAEEKDAWLTLDGQEGTQLQYGDKIIVKQSPYYTYLVRTPDKNYFDILREKLDWK from the coding sequence ATGCAGACCAGAATGTACCCTTTATTTAAAAGAATTCATATTTTTACAAAAGCCAGTGATGAGGCAAAAAGTTTTGCAGTTAGATTAAAGAACTGGCTTAACAGTTATGCTTTTGAGTCAGAAATATTTGAGAACTTAGCTGAACTGGAGCATGATGAAAATCTAAAGGATGTGGATTTACTTCTTGTTGTTGGTGGAGATGGTTCCCTTCTTATAACAGCAAGAAGGGTGGCAAAACACGGAATACCTATCCTGGGAATAAATCTTGGTAGGCTGGGATTTTTAACTGAAGTAAATGAGGAGGAAGCCTTTGATGTTCTTGCTGAAATACTATCAAAACCTCTGTGTATATCCCGTAGAATGATGCTCAGAGCCACCCTTATAAGAGATGGCAAAGAAATCTTAAAAGCTGATGTTTTAAACGATGTTGTTGTAAACAAAGCTATCTTAGCAAGAATAGTTGATGTTGCTGTTTATGTAGGAGATAGGTATGTTACAACCTATAACGGAGATGGGATAATAATCTCAACTCCAACAGGTTCAACAGGATATGCCCTTTCAGCAGGGGGCCCCATCGTTTATCCAATGATGGAAAACTTCCTTATAGTTCCAATATGTCCCCATACACTTACAGACAGGCCATTAATGCTACCCCCGTATGAACCTATCACAATAGAACTGGTAGCAGAAGAAAAAGACGCATGGCTCACCCTTGATGGACAGGAAGGAACACAGTTGCAATACGGAGACAAAATAATTGTTAAACAATCACCATACTATACCTATCTGGTTAGAACGCCGGATAAAAACTATTTTGACATACTCCGTGAAAAACTTGACTGGAAGTAA
- the ispF gene encoding 2-C-methyl-D-erythritol 2,4-cyclodiphosphate synthase, whose product MYRIGIGFDIHRLEEGRKLIIGGIEIPSDIGFKAHSDGDIFFHALTDALLGAIGYGDIGQLFPDNQEKWKNADSRIFVEEACRIVQEKGYEIENIDGYIVLQKPKILPYREKIIQNTAKILKINPERIFIKGKTYEKIGEIGEGKAAFAEVVVLLRKEEKE is encoded by the coding sequence GTGTATAGAATAGGTATAGGTTTTGATATTCACAGACTTGAAGAGGGAAGGAAGCTAATCATCGGTGGTATAGAAATACCATCAGACATTGGCTTTAAGGCACATTCAGATGGGGATATATTTTTCCATGCTTTGACCGATGCCCTTTTAGGAGCTATAGGGTACGGTGATATCGGGCAGTTATTCCCCGATAATCAGGAAAAATGGAAAAATGCAGATAGCAGAATATTTGTTGAGGAAGCCTGCAGAATAGTTCAGGAAAAAGGATATGAGATAGAAAATATTGATGGATATATAGTCCTGCAAAAACCTAAAATCCTGCCTTACAGGGAAAAAATCATACAAAATACAGCAAAAATTCTTAAAATAAATCCCGAAAGAATATTTATAAAAGGTAAAACCTATGAGAAAATAGGAGAAATTGGAGAAGGAAAAGCAGCATTTGCAGAAGTTGTAGTCTTACTGAGAAAGGAGGAGAAGGAATGA
- a CDS encoding DUF1858 domain-containing protein, with protein sequence MKNIDLQTTIQQVLRKYPFTQKFFSSKNMYCNICSCKKHETIYYAATNYGHDPEQFLQELKEFIKNNEKGKSS encoded by the coding sequence ATGAAAAATATAGACCTGCAAACAACAATACAACAGGTTTTAAGAAAATATCCATTTACACAAAAATTTTTCAGCTCAAAAAATATGTATTGCAATATATGTTCTTGCAAAAAACATGAAACGATATATTATGCAGCTACAAATTATGGCCATGACCCTGAGCAATTTTTACAGGAGTTAAAAGAGTTCATAAAAAACAATGAAAAAGGTAAATCAAGCTAA